The DNA sequence GGCGGAGGCCGGCATTGACTTGATTCAAATCTAACAGATCACGGAGGCCTTTCCAAAATGAAATGCCCCTTTTGTGGACACGCGGAAGACAAGGTAATCGACTCCCGGGTCAGCAAGGATAATCTGGTTATCAGACGCCGCAGGGAGTGTTTTCGCTGCCAGAGCCGGTTTACCACCTATGAGCGGGTTGAGGAATTCATGCCCCTTGTAGTAAAGAAAGACGGGCGGCGGGAGCCTTTTAATCGTACGAAGGTTGTCGAAGGACTGAAAAAAGCCTGTGAGAAAAGGCCGATCAGCATTAATCTAATCGAAGAATTTGTGGATGGCCTGGAAAAAACCTTGCAGGAAATGGGGGAGAAAGAGATCCCATGCTCGGTTATTGGAGAAAAAGTCATGGCCAAATTGCGCGAATGGGATGAGGTGGCATACGTTCGATTTGCCTCGGTCTATAAGCAGTTTAAGGACTTGGACGAGTTTATGACCGAACTAAAGGGCTTGCTGGCTACCCGCGAGGAAAAAGAGGAAAAATAGTTGGCAGAAAACGCTGACGAAAAGTATATGCGGCTTGCCCTGACCCTTGCCTCAAAGGGGCGGGGACGCACTTCGCCTAATCCCCTGGTCGGAGCGGTTATTGTCAAGGATAACAGGATAGCCGGCCAGGGATACCACAAAAAGGCAGGGGAACCCCATGCGGAAATCAATGCCATTTCCGCTGCGGGCGAACTTACGCAGGGCAGCGCCCTGTACGTAAATCTTGAGCCATGCAATCACCATGGCCGCACGCCTCCCTGTACGCAGGCGATCCTGACGGCAGGGATACGGCGCGTGGTCGTCGGCATGCCTGATCCCAATCCCGATGTAAAGGGGGGCGGAATCGGGTTTCTGCGGTCACACGGGGTGAAAGTAGAATGCGGCATCCTGGAAAAAGAGTGCCTTCGGCTGAATGAGGCCTTTATCAAGTATGTCACTGTGAAAAGGCCCTTTGTTATCATGAAGG is a window from the Desulfovibrionales bacterium genome containing:
- the nrdR gene encoding transcriptional regulator NrdR, with amino-acid sequence MKCPFCGHAEDKVIDSRVSKDNLVIRRRRECFRCQSRFTTYERVEEFMPLVVKKDGRREPFNRTKVVEGLKKACEKRPISINLIEEFVDGLEKTLQEMGEKEIPCSVIGEKVMAKLREWDEVAYVRFASVYKQFKDLDEFMTELKGLLATREEKEEK